Below is a window of Brachyspira hampsonii DNA.
GATATTGCAGGTTCATATAAGGTAATAGAGAAAAAAGGTTCTAAATGGCATTTAATAGGCTATGTGCAAATGTTAGGCTGTTTAATACTTATGATGTTTTATACTAGTGTTACAGGCTGGACTATCACTTATGCCTATTATATGGCTTCAGGAGTTACTTTGGGACTCACACCTGATGGTATAGCTGAGTTTTTTGGAAAGATGCTTTCCAATCCTGCGATAATGGTTTTCAGTTTATTCATTTCAGTATTCTTAGGAATATTGATATGCTTTAAAGGACTGCAAAAGGGTGTTGAAAGAGCATCTAAAATTATGATGTCATCATTATTTGTTATAGTAATAGTATTAATAATTAGATCTGTTACTTTAGAAGGTGCTGTAGAGGGTATAAAATTCTATTTGCTTCCTGATTTATCCAAAATGGTTGATGGGGGAGTAGAGAAGTTTTTTGAGGTTATATATGCAGCTTTAGGGCAGGCATTTTTTACATTGGGAATTGGTGTCGGAAGTATGACCATATTCGGAAGCTACATAGGAAAGGAAAGATCTTTAACTAATGAATCTATAATAATAGTAATATTAGATACTTTAATAGCATTTCTTGCTGGTCTTGTAATATTTCCGGCTTGTTTTGCCTTTGGGGTTAATCCCGGAGATGGTGCTGGTTTAGCTTTTGTAACATTACCTAATATATTTAATTCAATGCCTATGCCTAGATTATGGGGGACATTGTTCTTTTTATTTTTAGCTATGGCGGCATTAACTACCGTTGTTACTGTATTTGAAAATTTAATAGCTTTTACTATGTCTGAATTTAATATGCATAGAAATAAGGCTTCTATATTAGTTGGAATAGTAGTATTTATATGTTCGCTTCCTACTGCTTTGGGTTTTAATGTGTTGTCATTCATACAGCCTATGGGACAAAATACTAGCTTTTTAGATTTATTTGATTTTATAGTAAGCTATAATTTGGTTGAGCTTGGAGGGATATATATAATAATATTCTGCGTGTCAAAATATGGCTGGGGATGGGACAATTTCATTAATGAAGTAGATTCTGGTTTGGGAATAAAATTTCCTAAATTTTCAAGAATTTATGTAACTTATTTTCTGCCTTTGATATTATTTGCTATGTTTATTATTAATTATATATATAAATTTTTTATTTAGAATATTGAATTAAATATTATAGCCAAGTATAGTTTTATGTGCTTGGCTTTATTTATTATTTTTTATAGGTTTTTATAATAGGTTTTATTCATTTGTATAGTCAAATAGTAAATATTGTCTTTAATATCTTTTTATGCTATACTTATGATTATCAAATATTTTCTATAGATAATTTAATAATAAAAATTAATTAAATTTCTAATTACAAAATATATTTATTTAATATCAGATTCAGTTACTAGAATATTGATTGAATTTTTAAATAATATAAACATATTTTTAATAATTTAATAATAAAAATATTTATAATATCTGTATAGGTCAGTTGATATGTTAATGGAATTTTGGAAAATTGATAAAAATATAAATTGAGTATTTTATTTTTATCATAAAGATTTTTGAAATAAGTGTTCTATAATATAAAATAAATGACTGCTTAAAATTATATTAGGAGTGATTAAGATGTTAGAAAAAGAAGTTTATGAAAGAATAAAAAAAAGATTTGAATCTCAGGATTTTTTATCTTTTGTAGGAATGAAGCTTGAACATTTAGAAAAGGGAAAAGCTGTAATATCATGTGAGAATAAAAAAGAGTTTTCACAATATTTGGGATATATGCATGGAGGTATGGTTTCGGCTATTGCAGATACTGCAGGAGGTCATGCTGCTGCCACTATGCTTAAGGATTGCTATAAAACAGTAACTTCTGAATTAAAAATACATTTTTTAAAGCCTGTTGTTTCTAAAAAAGTAATAGCCACAGGTGAGGTTATAAGTGCCGGTAAAAGATTAATTATAGTAGAATCTACTATAAGAGATGAAGAAGATAATATGCTTGCCAAAATGATAGCCACTATGTTTGTGATAGAGCCTTCTTAAAAATTATAAATTGATGTCATTTTTATTTTTAACTGCTTAAAGCGTATAAATTAGAATATATTAGCATAAAGTATTATAAAGTATCATAATGTAAGCATTGTAAAAGAATTTGTGTTACAGTTATATTTATATAGTACAAAGCAAAAATTACACTGATATAAAAATACTATAAGTATAATTAAAAAATTATATATTTGGAAATTATTATGCATATAAATGATATATTGAATGATTATATAAAAACAATTACTGAAAATAATAATAATATTGATTCCATAGTTTTATCAGGGTCAAGGAGTAGTTTGATAAATGATGATATGTCAGATTATGATATTTATGTTTATTCCAAAGGCTTATTAAAGAATAAAGATGATGTAGAATCGAGGATAAAATTTGCAGAGAAATATGCTTCTTATTATGAAATAGGAAATGATTATTTTGAGTATGGCGATGAGATGATATTAAAAGACAGCGGTATATGTTTGGATTTTATGTATAGGGA
It encodes the following:
- a CDS encoding sodium-dependent transporter — encoded protein: MDNEKRERLSNRIGFIIVSAGCAIGLGNIWRFPYITGKYGGALFVIIYLICLAIVGLPILIMEFSIGRAGQKDIAGSYKVIEKKGSKWHLIGYVQMLGCLILMMFYTSVTGWTITYAYYMASGVTLGLTPDGIAEFFGKMLSNPAIMVFSLFISVFLGILICFKGLQKGVERASKIMMSSLFVIVIVLIIRSVTLEGAVEGIKFYLLPDLSKMVDGGVEKFFEVIYAALGQAFFTLGIGVGSMTIFGSYIGKERSLTNESIIIVILDTLIAFLAGLVIFPACFAFGVNPGDGAGLAFVTLPNIFNSMPMPRLWGTLFFLFLAMAALTTVVTVFENLIAFTMSEFNMHRNKASILVGIVVFICSLPTALGFNVLSFIQPMGQNTSFLDLFDFIVSYNLVELGGIYIIIFCVSKYGWGWDNFINEVDSGLGIKFPKFSRIYVTYFLPLILFAMFIINYIYKFFI
- a CDS encoding PaaI family thioesterase, which produces MLEKEVYERIKKRFESQDFLSFVGMKLEHLEKGKAVISCENKKEFSQYLGYMHGGMVSAIADTAGGHAAATMLKDCYKTVTSELKIHFLKPVVSKKVIATGEVISAGKRLIIVESTIRDEEDNMLAKMIATMFVIEPS